A genomic window from Pirellulales bacterium includes:
- a CDS encoding DUF502 domain-containing protein, whose translation MPDQPAIPVRRLRPFRSALLSGLGVLLPPLLTIVILVWIWQTVKGYVLEPVTTETRNLLALKLADVRDELPGAKPGDEPGVFVLDSTSYRQLENGQFIPLAVYTTVLKGLGSATPPTSGGEFYRRYVEIVYLRPVFVVPIFLIVFVAVMYVLGSLFAAGVGRVFWDHFEYGITQLPVVRSVYGAAKQVTDYMFTEKELEFKRVIAFEHPSRGQWQIGFVASEGLREVRELAGEPVLAVLVHVNPVPVSGYVRLVPKSQVLDLDMTVDQAVHYIISFGVVLPPQQIPGKPKAAIDESRV comes from the coding sequence GTGCCCGATCAACCTGCCATTCCGGTGCGTCGCCTGCGGCCGTTTCGCAGCGCGTTGCTCAGCGGCCTCGGCGTGCTGTTGCCGCCGTTGTTGACGATCGTGATCCTTGTCTGGATTTGGCAGACCGTGAAGGGTTACGTCCTCGAGCCGGTGACGACGGAAACTCGGAATCTGCTGGCGCTCAAGCTGGCCGACGTGCGGGATGAGCTGCCCGGCGCCAAGCCGGGGGATGAGCCGGGCGTGTTCGTCTTGGATTCGACGTCATACCGCCAGCTTGAAAACGGCCAGTTCATTCCGCTAGCCGTCTACACCACGGTGCTCAAGGGGCTCGGCTCGGCGACTCCGCCGACGAGCGGCGGCGAGTTTTATCGCCGCTATGTCGAGATCGTTTATCTACGGCCGGTGTTCGTCGTGCCGATCTTTCTGATCGTGTTCGTCGCGGTGATGTATGTGCTCGGCAGCCTATTCGCGGCCGGCGTGGGGCGAGTATTCTGGGATCATTTCGAGTATGGCATCACGCAGCTTCCGGTCGTCCGCAGCGTGTACGGCGCCGCCAAACAAGTGACCGACTACATGTTCACGGAGAAGGAACTGGAGTTCAAACGGGTGATCGCCTTCGAGCACCCTTCGCGGGGACAATGGCAGATCGGCTTCGTCGCCAGCGAAGGGCTGCGCGAGGTCCGCGAGCTGGCCGGCGAACCGGTGCTCGCCGTGCTGGTGCACGTGAACCCCGTTCCCGTGAGCGGCTACGTTCGCCTCGTGCCCAAGAGCCAGGTGCTCGATCTCGACATGACGGTCGATCAAGCGGTGCACTATATCATCAGCTTTGGCGTGGTGCTCCCGCCGCAGCAGATACCAGGGAAACCGAAAGCGGCGATCGACGAATCGCGCGTGTAG
- a CDS encoding diguanylate cyclase codes for MSNPARPLRIVIVSPDTGVLHDLSWMLTAVGYTVVTSKDVGESAAWRQFGETDFVLFDGRSISGPTQATLAHRSDNPVYRIFLYDPAASMDLTAWFAAGANDALRVPVSRGELLARIRAGARILEFENRMRSQSSRSRLPGMYSVRGLLRKLSKFATEGKSVTLGHTLITTSIDFFAGLCREEGESAARSLLAALAKSIQHNASGQAIAAYIDDGTFQVLLPGRTAAAARVIAEQVAHGFRAAQVDRESRARLSVTTAIVPWRVGVSSEQLLEQGQETLSIAKQSGGDCAIEQNEFAQELSSWQNELAAGSPFANVIAQDIMEPFPAVLDRDSANQAMLAALRRSGAPVWPFVDREGRLVGVASPAPATDAFAAWEPNSKGGEALTQPVTIAHNAAFPEIYEAFSTQGCLIMVVVAEHRPIGYLTCSGFLSLIEPINSATFSSDEPSLDDSRSLLVGSLVNEFELASGTDQ; via the coding sequence ATGTCGAATCCTGCGCGCCCCTTGAGAATTGTGATCGTTTCCCCCGATACAGGCGTTCTGCACGACTTATCTTGGATGCTGACCGCCGTCGGCTACACGGTTGTAACGAGCAAAGACGTCGGTGAAAGCGCGGCATGGCGGCAATTCGGTGAAACCGACTTTGTCCTTTTCGACGGACGTTCGATATCCGGTCCCACGCAAGCCACGCTTGCGCACCGCTCGGACAACCCGGTTTATCGGATTTTCCTGTACGACCCGGCGGCGTCCATGGATTTGACGGCTTGGTTTGCCGCCGGCGCGAACGATGCCTTGCGCGTTCCGGTCAGTCGAGGCGAACTGTTGGCCCGAATTCGAGCCGGCGCCCGAATTCTTGAGTTCGAAAACCGAATGCGGTCCCAATCTTCCAGAAGCCGGCTGCCCGGAATGTATTCCGTGCGTGGTCTTTTGCGCAAGCTGAGCAAGTTTGCAACCGAAGGAAAATCAGTCACCTTGGGACACACTTTGATCACCACGTCGATTGATTTCTTCGCGGGACTTTGTCGCGAGGAGGGTGAATCCGCCGCACGGAGCCTGCTCGCGGCGCTGGCAAAGTCGATTCAACACAACGCGAGCGGCCAGGCGATTGCGGCTTACATCGACGACGGAACTTTCCAGGTTTTGTTGCCGGGCCGAACGGCGGCCGCGGCCCGCGTCATTGCCGAGCAAGTCGCTCATGGTTTTCGTGCCGCTCAGGTCGATCGCGAATCGCGCGCTCGGCTATCAGTGACCACGGCGATCGTGCCGTGGCGGGTCGGCGTCAGCTCCGAACAACTCTTGGAGCAGGGGCAAGAAACGTTGTCGATCGCCAAGCAATCGGGCGGCGACTGCGCCATTGAACAAAACGAGTTTGCGCAAGAGCTATCAAGTTGGCAGAACGAACTCGCCGCTGGCAGCCCGTTTGCGAACGTAATCGCGCAAGACATCATGGAGCCGTTTCCCGCGGTGCTCGATCGCGATTCAGCGAATCAGGCGATGCTCGCCGCTCTGCGGCGCAGTGGGGCGCCCGTGTGGCCGTTCGTCGATCGCGAAGGTCGATTGGTCGGCGTTGCCTCGCCGGCGCCGGCGACCGACGCATTCGCCGCGTGGGAACCGAACTCCAAGGGAGGCGAAGCCCTCACCCAACCCGTCACCATCGCACACAATGCGGCGTTTCCCGAGATCTACGAAGCGTTTTCGACCCAAGGCTGCCTGATCATGGTCGTCGTGGCCGAACATCGCCCCATCGGATATCTCACCTGCAGCGGGTTCTTATCGCTCATCGAGCCGATCAATTCGGCTACTTTCTCGAGCGACGAACCGTCCCTGGACGATTCTCGAAGCCTCCTCGTCGGCTCGCTGGTCAACGAGTTCGAGCTAGCGTCTGGCACCGATCAATAG
- a CDS encoding AAA family ATPase → MATDTLEHAESLLAALKLDDGFRPQEPRSEEDSGLSATLIEDLALKYLSGKGAASGRAIADHLCLPLVVLENRYAAMRTRQEISPVSSGMLGDHVYRLTDQGRDRALRAIHECAYAGPAPVPLEDYVNSVRAQNIRSEKPRRKHLETAFSDILVSPELLGQLGPAINAGKGMFIYGPPGNGKTTIAQRITRCFGQTIFVPHAIVEDGQIIKQFDGACHQQVRSATESLLRNAEFDRRWVRIQRPTVVVGGELTMDNLELKHNAVSNVSEASLQLKSNCGCLLIDDFGRQRVNPDELLNRWIVPLENQVDYLTLANGKKIEVPFEQLIIFSTNLEPDKLADDAFLRRIPFKIEIGAPTNEEFHMLWQLVANKQHIDCPPEMVDYLIRKHYAACSRPLRRCHARDLLEQIQHYCEYNETDPTVNEQHLDYAVRNYFTALRGDQTERAVPEQASETAIDRCQTLARTR, encoded by the coding sequence ATGGCAACCGACACCCTTGAGCACGCCGAATCGCTGTTGGCGGCGTTGAAGCTCGATGATGGATTTCGCCCTCAAGAACCTCGCTCCGAGGAAGATAGTGGACTGAGTGCGACGCTGATCGAAGATCTGGCATTGAAATACCTCTCAGGAAAAGGCGCGGCGAGCGGTCGGGCAATTGCCGACCATCTTTGCTTGCCGTTGGTCGTGCTCGAAAATCGTTATGCGGCAATGCGGACTCGGCAGGAGATTTCGCCCGTCAGCTCGGGCATGCTAGGCGACCACGTGTACCGATTGACCGACCAAGGTCGCGACAGGGCGCTGCGCGCGATTCATGAATGTGCTTACGCCGGTCCGGCGCCGGTGCCGCTGGAAGATTATGTCAACTCGGTTCGGGCCCAAAACATTCGCAGCGAAAAGCCGCGTCGCAAGCATTTGGAAACGGCGTTCTCCGACATTCTTGTTTCGCCAGAACTTTTGGGCCAACTTGGGCCGGCGATCAATGCGGGCAAAGGAATGTTCATCTATGGCCCTCCGGGAAACGGAAAAACGACCATTGCTCAGCGAATTACCCGTTGTTTCGGGCAAACGATCTTCGTCCCTCACGCGATCGTCGAAGACGGCCAGATCATCAAGCAGTTCGATGGCGCATGTCATCAGCAGGTCCGTTCGGCGACGGAGAGCTTGCTGAGGAACGCCGAATTCGATCGTCGTTGGGTCCGAATCCAACGGCCGACGGTCGTGGTCGGCGGCGAATTGACGATGGATAACTTGGAGTTGAAACACAACGCAGTTTCAAACGTCAGCGAAGCGTCGCTGCAACTTAAGAGCAACTGCGGCTGCCTCTTGATCGACGACTTTGGGCGTCAGCGCGTGAACCCCGACGAGCTATTGAACCGCTGGATCGTGCCGCTCGAAAACCAGGTCGACTACCTGACGCTCGCCAATGGCAAGAAGATCGAGGTGCCGTTCGAGCAACTGATCATTTTCTCGACAAATCTTGAACCGGATAAGCTCGCCGACGATGCGTTCCTGCGCCGCATCCCTTTCAAAATCGAGATCGGGGCTCCGACCAACGAAGAGTTTCACATGCTCTGGCAATTGGTGGCAAACAAACAGCACATCGACTGCCCGCCGGAGATGGTGGATTACCTCATTCGCAAGCACTACGCGGCCTGTTCGCGCCCCTTGCGACGCTGCCATGCTCGCGATTTGCTCGAGCAAATCCAGCATTATTGCGAATACAATGAAACGGATCCGACCGTCAACGAGCAGCATCTCGACTACGCGGTCCGCAACTATTTCACCGCGTTGCGGGGCGACCAGACCGAGCGAGCAGTCCCCGAGCAGGCAAGTGAAACTGCTATTGATCGGTGCCAGACGCTAGCTCGAACTCGTTGA
- a CDS encoding DUF3500 domain-containing protein: MSKAQTNRPCPDCDAETEWFNRREFMRSAGVAVAAGAVGAAIGSLPVHVLAGETAGSVPSISQKPESIVKQLYDSLSESQKGKICFDWDYMDKLPGAKNRGLLRTRVSNNWNITPTMINSEFYTKDQKQMIREVYEGILNPDWIKRVDKQIEDDAHGYGEQQSIAIFGHPGVDKFEFVMTGRHMTIRCDGHSADHVAFGGPIFYGHAAQGFNEKADHPGNVYWYQALAANKVYGMLDERHRKLALVEKLPKEEAAGFRGPDGQYPGVPVTELSSDQKEELQKVLGKLVEHYRQSDQDDALRCLKVQGGLDKCSLAFYREGDIGDDQVWDCWRLEGPAFVWYFRGAPHVHVWVNVADDPTIKLNA, translated from the coding sequence ATGTCTAAAGCCCAAACGAATCGCCCCTGTCCCGATTGTGACGCGGAAACCGAATGGTTCAATCGCCGGGAATTCATGCGCTCTGCCGGTGTTGCGGTCGCGGCGGGTGCAGTCGGCGCCGCCATCGGCTCGTTGCCGGTGCACGTGCTTGCCGGCGAAACTGCTGGGTCGGTTCCTAGCATTTCGCAAAAACCGGAGTCGATCGTCAAGCAGCTTTACGATTCGCTCAGTGAAAGCCAAAAGGGCAAAATCTGCTTTGATTGGGATTACATGGACAAATTGCCGGGGGCGAAGAACCGCGGCCTGCTGCGAACTCGCGTGTCGAACAACTGGAATATCACTCCCACGATGATCAATTCCGAGTTTTACACCAAAGATCAAAAACAGATGATCCGCGAGGTCTACGAAGGGATCCTCAATCCCGACTGGATCAAGCGGGTGGACAAGCAAATCGAAGACGACGCCCACGGCTACGGCGAGCAGCAGAGCATCGCCATCTTCGGGCATCCGGGCGTTGACAAGTTCGAGTTCGTGATGACCGGCCGCCACATGACGATCCGCTGCGACGGGCATTCGGCCGATCACGTAGCCTTCGGCGGGCCGATCTTTTACGGCCATGCCGCACAAGGGTTCAACGAAAAGGCGGACCATCCGGGCAACGTTTACTGGTATCAGGCTCTGGCCGCCAATAAGGTCTACGGGATGCTCGACGAGCGGCATCGCAAACTGGCGCTGGTCGAGAAGCTGCCCAAGGAAGAGGCCGCCGGCTTCCGCGGTCCCGACGGCCAGTATCCTGGTGTGCCGGTCACCGAGCTTTCGAGCGACCAGAAGGAAGAGCTGCAGAAAGTGCTCGGCAAGTTGGTCGAGCATTATCGCCAGAGCGATCAAGACGACGCCTTGCGCTGCCTGAAGGTCCAGGGCGGGCTCGATAAATGCTCGCTGGCCTTTTATCGCGAAGGAGACATCGGCGACGACCAGGTCTGGGATTGCTGGCGGCTCGAAGGGCCGGCCTTCGTCTGGTATTTCCGCGGCGCGCCGCACGTCCACGTCTGGGTCAACGTGGCCGACGATCCGACAATCAAGTTGAACGCCTAG
- the thiO gene encoding glycine oxidase ThiO — translation MGAGDWGLGTREKGREKQPPSAAFFSSPQPLVPSPWPLRLRRTMHDCLIVGGGVIGLSLAYELARRGMKVRVVDRQLPGREASWAAAGIMPPAPSRPDLTPLERLTALSMRLHADWAGRLLEETEINYGYQRCGGFQLADSDAAVAELQRQAAIWRQDGVAVESLSPAAVSELEPALAEAAESGLLRSALLLPDEVQIRNPRFLQALTSACAARGVEITAGAEVEEFDCDGGRMRAVRTRHGQLVADRFCITSGCWSGLLLARLGIPVAVKPIRGQIVLLSMPDMILKRIVYVGPHYFVPRDDGRILVGSTLEDVGFNRQTTSAVIRDLLDLAMAWVPALREADFERCWAGLRPASGDGLPYLGRLPGLDNAYVAAGHFRSGLILSPATAVVMAQLIQGQEPAVDLHPFRAERELAHGR, via the coding sequence TTGGGGGCTGGGGACTGGGGGCTGGGGACTCGGGAAAAGGGACGGGAAAAACAACCGCCATCGGCGGCGTTCTTCTCCAGCCCCCAGCCCCTAGTCCCCAGCCCCTGGCCGCTGCGGCTCCGCCGCACCATGCACGATTGCCTGATTGTCGGCGGCGGCGTAATTGGACTTTCGCTGGCCTACGAATTGGCGCGACGCGGGATGAAGGTCCGCGTGGTGGATCGGCAACTCCCCGGCCGCGAGGCCTCGTGGGCGGCCGCCGGAATCATGCCCCCAGCGCCGAGCCGGCCCGATCTCACTCCGCTCGAACGGCTGACGGCGCTGAGCATGCGGCTCCACGCCGATTGGGCCGGACGGCTCCTCGAAGAGACGGAAATCAACTACGGCTATCAGCGGTGCGGCGGATTCCAACTGGCAGACAGTGATGCCGCGGTCGCCGAACTCCAGCGGCAAGCGGCGATCTGGCGGCAAGACGGGGTTGCCGTCGAGTCGCTATCCCCCGCGGCAGTCAGCGAGTTGGAGCCGGCGCTGGCCGAGGCCGCCGAGAGTGGCTTGCTCCGCTCGGCCCTGTTGCTCCCCGATGAAGTGCAAATCCGCAATCCGCGCTTTTTGCAAGCCCTCACCTCCGCCTGCGCCGCTCGCGGAGTCGAGATCACGGCCGGGGCGGAGGTCGAGGAATTCGACTGTGATGGCGGGCGAATGCGCGCCGTGCGAACGCGCCACGGGCAGCTTGTGGCCGATCGGTTTTGCATCACCAGCGGCTGCTGGAGCGGCCTACTGTTGGCACGGCTGGGGATTCCGGTCGCCGTTAAGCCGATCCGCGGGCAGATCGTGTTGCTCTCGATGCCCGATATGATCCTGAAGCGGATCGTTTACGTCGGGCCGCATTATTTCGTCCCGCGCGACGACGGGCGGATTCTGGTCGGCTCGACGCTCGAAGACGTCGGCTTCAATCGGCAGACCACGTCGGCCGTGATTCGCGATCTGCTCGATTTGGCGATGGCTTGGGTTCCCGCCCTCCGTGAGGCCGATTTCGAGCGCTGTTGGGCCGGCTTGCGACCTGCCAGCGGTGACGGACTGCCCTATTTGGGGCGCTTGCCGGGCTTGGATAATGCCTATGTGGCCGCGGGACATTTCCGCAGCGGGCTGATTCTCTCGCCGGCGACCGCCGTGGTGATGGCCCAGTTGATTCAAGGGCAAGAGCCGGCCGTCGATTTGCATCCTTTCCGGGCGGAAAGAGAGTTGGCGCATGGCCGTTGA
- a CDS encoding LysM peptidoglycan-binding domain-containing protein, which yields MSWLKPMMLMVVLGAILYGVYVVLNKGPAPEPPAGAGRDWTKPVGIQPGEADDSRVGQSPMTMSRPGERTDAAGSDPYGRPNSDASAAADSRGEFAAPAVSQAPARYPSKPSAGDPFHQGDASRNEAPRNDAAGAPAGPFSQQPPDPAAVFTPRGDPMKAPAPAQESFAAALESAKGMLNDGKLVESLRKLTKWYNSPQLSPEDSRQLNELLSQLAGTVVYSRQHLLQPAYKIQAGDRLETIAAQYKVPWQLLAKINGIDDPNRLVPGDELKVVRGPFTAIVDLEKRQLTLIVEDCYAGRFSLVAVGEMARSLDGNFEVGEKSLDGRSGGNGAASRAANSPIHHWIGLGNNMGIVGTSDAASIHPAGLNLNSRDAEDVYDILSMGSRVVVRR from the coding sequence GTGAGCTGGCTCAAACCGATGATGCTGATGGTTGTGCTGGGCGCGATCTTGTACGGCGTGTACGTCGTGCTCAACAAAGGTCCGGCGCCCGAGCCGCCGGCCGGCGCGGGCCGGGATTGGACCAAGCCGGTCGGTATACAACCTGGCGAAGCTGACGACTCACGAGTCGGTCAGTCGCCGATGACCATGTCTCGTCCCGGCGAGCGGACGGACGCGGCCGGATCGGATCCCTACGGCCGGCCGAACTCCGACGCTTCCGCTGCCGCGGATTCCAGAGGCGAATTCGCCGCGCCGGCTGTCTCGCAAGCGCCGGCGCGATACCCGTCGAAACCCTCAGCGGGCGATCCTTTCCACCAGGGGGACGCGTCGAGGAACGAGGCGCCGCGAAACGACGCGGCAGGCGCGCCGGCAGGACCGTTCTCGCAACAGCCGCCCGATCCGGCTGCGGTCTTCACGCCGCGCGGCGACCCGATGAAGGCCCCTGCCCCGGCGCAAGAATCGTTCGCCGCTGCGCTCGAGAGCGCGAAGGGGATGCTCAACGACGGCAAACTCGTCGAATCGCTTCGCAAGTTGACCAAGTGGTACAACAGCCCGCAGCTCAGCCCCGAAGACTCTCGACAGCTCAACGAATTGCTGAGCCAGCTCGCGGGCACGGTGGTCTATTCGCGCCAGCACCTCCTGCAACCGGCGTACAAGATACAGGCGGGCGATCGGCTCGAGACGATCGCCGCACAGTATAAGGTCCCGTGGCAGCTCTTGGCGAAGATCAACGGGATCGACGATCCAAACCGGCTGGTTCCGGGGGATGAATTGAAAGTGGTCCGCGGCCCGTTCACGGCGATTGTCGATCTCGAAAAGAGGCAGCTTACGTTGATCGTCGAAGATTGCTACGCGGGGCGATTCAGCCTGGTCGCGGTCGGCGAAATGGCTCGCAGCTTGGACGGAAACTTCGAGGTGGGCGAGAAATCGCTCGATGGCCGGTCGGGCGGCAACGGCGCCGCCAGCCGCGCAGCCAATTCGCCGATCCATCATTGGATCGGACTGGGGAACAACATGGGGATCGTCGGCACCTCCGACGCGGCCTCGATCCACCCGGCCGGGCTGAACCTCAACAGCCGCGATGCCGAGGATGTCTACGACATCCTATCGATGGGCTCCCGCGTCGTGGTGAGGCGCTAA
- a CDS encoding tubulin-like doman-containing protein, with protein MTTSIQPREEVFPGYLLTERLGSGGYAEVWRARAPGGIDKAVKIVYGYYDDQLAAQEMKAMERIKDVRHPFVLSLERFEVVDGRLAILTELADMSLEQRAQQCRAQGLPGIPRDELLRFMADTAEALDYLAQRHSLQHLDIKPANLLISGDHVKVADFGLVKELAARTQNSMVAGMTPTYSSPEMFDDAPSPHSDQYSLAIVYQEMLTGVLPFPGRTAAQLANQHLRSQPQLAALAESDRPAVAQALAKNPAERFPSCRAFVKALVEAVDRSATPAAATSQSNERTGIRGHDRFCPPIATVPRGSDPVLPSRSSASAATATQPTEVQPHGTIDTKAELRFAAEVRPREKIVDFAAPVVASAVKTTQPTLYIAVGGVGIRILCRLRDLLARRADASQRSSAVEMIAIDTDRAELKDACSANWTNPLPATDALYLSLKLPQEYRDEGRGSFEWLSHRWLYNIPRSLETRGYRPLGRLALVDHVDKALSLIDRKVEGLAAIHTDDVDQQEPTEISVVLLLGMGGGTGGGMAIDLANAVRSRTQASGLRAQVQGVLICTCLGNTSASPFSVANTYALLTELQFVSVFGNQGPQGESSGLQQLESRNRPFDLVYCVTTKHGADQAVDDGLWSIAKQLSLASADGVRQMLQCCQQAATPKELGGSEPLLLRTFGSAPNPALQADAQQTLARADVDLLQCGYDRRTLIIVPSSAKTNEAIDALTKARPTAAIVSADVDESVVFCEGSGISPSSLARGFERVYPGIAEAAGRLFTRIDIDWTAWTL; from the coding sequence ATGACCACCAGCATTCAACCTCGTGAAGAGGTCTTTCCGGGCTATCTGCTGACGGAACGGCTAGGCTCCGGTGGCTACGCCGAAGTTTGGCGCGCGCGCGCTCCCGGCGGAATCGACAAGGCCGTCAAAATCGTCTACGGCTACTACGACGATCAACTGGCGGCGCAAGAAATGAAGGCGATGGAGCGGATCAAGGACGTCCGTCATCCGTTCGTGCTGTCGCTCGAACGATTCGAAGTGGTCGACGGCCGGCTCGCCATCTTGACCGAACTTGCCGATATGAGCCTGGAACAGCGCGCCCAGCAGTGCCGCGCTCAAGGGTTGCCGGGCATTCCCCGTGACGAGCTGTTGCGGTTCATGGCCGACACGGCCGAAGCTCTAGACTACCTGGCCCAGCGGCATAGCTTGCAACATCTCGACATCAAACCGGCGAATTTGCTGATCTCGGGCGATCACGTGAAGGTCGCCGATTTCGGATTGGTGAAAGAGTTGGCGGCGCGCACCCAAAACTCCATGGTGGCGGGCATGACTCCCACCTACTCTTCGCCGGAAATGTTCGACGATGCGCCGTCGCCGCATAGCGATCAATACAGCCTGGCGATCGTTTATCAGGAAATGCTGACCGGCGTCTTGCCCTTCCCCGGGCGAACGGCTGCGCAGCTTGCCAATCAACATTTGCGATCCCAGCCGCAATTGGCGGCGCTTGCCGAGAGCGACCGGCCAGCGGTAGCTCAAGCTTTGGCCAAGAATCCTGCCGAGCGATTTCCATCGTGTCGTGCATTCGTGAAGGCGTTGGTCGAAGCGGTCGATCGATCCGCCACTCCGGCCGCGGCCACAAGCCAATCGAATGAACGAACTGGGATTCGCGGTCACGATAGGTTTTGCCCGCCAATCGCGACGGTGCCGCGAGGTTCCGACCCCGTATTGCCGTCGAGGTCCTCCGCGAGCGCCGCGACGGCCACGCAGCCGACCGAAGTGCAACCGCACGGTACGATTGACACCAAAGCGGAACTAAGATTCGCAGCCGAGGTGCGGCCCCGGGAAAAAATCGTCGACTTCGCGGCCCCCGTGGTTGCTTCGGCGGTGAAAACGACGCAGCCAACGCTGTATATCGCCGTCGGCGGGGTTGGCATTCGAATTCTTTGCCGGCTTCGCGACTTGCTGGCTCGTCGCGCAGACGCGTCGCAACGATCTTCGGCCGTGGAAATGATCGCGATTGACACGGATCGCGCAGAACTTAAGGATGCGTGCTCGGCGAATTGGACCAACCCACTTCCAGCGACCGACGCACTCTACTTGTCGTTAAAACTGCCCCAAGAGTATCGCGACGAGGGACGAGGCAGTTTCGAATGGTTGAGCCATCGCTGGCTTTACAACATTCCGCGTTCGCTGGAAACACGAGGCTATCGCCCACTTGGCCGACTTGCGTTGGTCGATCATGTTGACAAGGCATTGTCCCTCATCGATCGAAAAGTGGAGGGATTGGCGGCGATCCACACCGACGATGTCGATCAACAAGAGCCGACGGAAATTAGCGTCGTGTTGTTGTTGGGCATGGGGGGCGGCACGGGCGGCGGCATGGCCATCGACCTGGCAAACGCCGTACGGTCTCGCACGCAGGCTTCAGGACTCCGAGCCCAGGTTCAAGGCGTGCTGATTTGCACCTGCCTGGGAAACACCAGCGCTTCGCCATTCTCGGTCGCAAATACTTACGCTTTGCTCACCGAGCTGCAGTTCGTCTCCGTATTTGGCAATCAGGGGCCACAAGGAGAGTCAAGCGGTTTGCAGCAGTTGGAGTCGCGCAATCGGCCATTCGATCTGGTTTACTGCGTGACGACAAAACACGGCGCGGATCAAGCCGTCGACGACGGGCTGTGGTCGATCGCGAAGCAATTGTCTTTGGCGTCAGCCGATGGCGTTCGTCAAATGCTGCAATGTTGCCAACAGGCGGCAACTCCGAAAGAACTGGGAGGGTCGGAGCCCCTATTGTTGCGAACATTTGGAAGCGCCCCGAACCCCGCATTGCAAGCGGACGCGCAGCAAACGCTCGCCAGGGCGGACGTCGATTTGCTGCAATGCGGATATGACCGACGCACTTTGATTATCGTGCCGTCAAGCGCTAAGACGAATGAAGCGATCGACGCGTTGACCAAAGCCCGGCCGACAGCCGCGATCGTTTCCGCCGACGTCGACGAATCCGTTGTCTTTTGCGAAGGTTCGGGCATTAGCCCATCATCGTTGGCGCGCGGATTCGAGCGGGTTTATCCTGGAATCGCCGAGGCCGCCGGCCGTCTCTTCACGCGCATCGACATTGACTGGACTGCTTGGACGTTGTGA
- a CDS encoding FHA domain-containing protein gives MPPISLSSSPPSAPRLEFFQDGSSELHRVTIEHSPFRIGRCETSDLRIDSVQVSREHAQLYQRGNIWTIRDLGSTNGTQVNGKLVRESFLSDGDILAIAETELTFVASSVTPFQRMATQPILPRESSRPPALLPSEIAIMRALTEATLWQAISLQLAMVVSLGSGEVEACFAQLAETASFAHPEMHFHAVHALGRHYRELSRRRAIELAQAQPTANRIFVAADVADFESPEQLFSDLEPLRDRIPLDCELGVTISLPGILDPTALDDVYREVRRAELLLGFVNFQGSTGQVLELESCAPDYLVLSDTMLKGVTASSQPLRRLELVLSTCEQLGIKAVLPQCACQRTIAQCRQLGYEFAVQTMTAHENADRRNVVALAGSRGDRNW, from the coding sequence GTGCCGCCAATTTCCCTTTCCAGCAGTCCGCCGTCGGCTCCGCGCCTCGAGTTCTTTCAGGACGGAAGCAGCGAGCTGCACCGCGTTACGATCGAGCATAGTCCGTTCAGAATTGGGCGATGCGAAACCTCCGATCTCAGGATCGATTCAGTCCAGGTTTCGCGCGAACATGCCCAACTTTATCAACGAGGAAACATCTGGACCATTCGCGATTTGGGCAGCACCAATGGCACGCAAGTGAACGGTAAGTTGGTGCGAGAATCGTTCTTATCCGACGGGGATATTCTAGCGATTGCGGAAACCGAGTTGACGTTTGTCGCCTCGTCGGTCACACCGTTCCAGAGAATGGCGACGCAGCCGATTCTACCGCGGGAGTCGAGCAGACCGCCTGCGCTCTTGCCGTCCGAAATCGCCATCATGCGCGCGTTGACGGAAGCCACGCTTTGGCAGGCGATTTCACTGCAATTGGCGATGGTCGTTTCGCTAGGAAGTGGCGAGGTCGAAGCCTGTTTCGCACAATTGGCGGAGACGGCGAGCTTCGCCCATCCCGAAATGCACTTCCACGCAGTTCATGCCCTGGGCAGACATTATCGAGAGCTTTCTCGACGCCGCGCGATCGAATTGGCCCAAGCTCAACCCACGGCGAACCGCATTTTTGTGGCCGCCGACGTCGCCGATTTCGAATCGCCGGAGCAACTGTTTTCCGATTTAGAGCCACTGCGAGATCGGATCCCGCTCGATTGCGAGCTGGGAGTTACGATCTCGTTGCCGGGCATTCTCGATCCCACGGCGCTCGACGACGTTTATCGCGAGGTTCGCAGAGCGGAACTATTGCTGGGCTTCGTCAATTTTCAAGGCAGCACGGGTCAAGTGTTGGAACTCGAATCGTGCGCGCCGGATTATTTGGTCTTGTCCGACACGATGTTGAAGGGCGTGACGGCAAGCAGCCAACCTCTGCGTCGGTTGGAACTGGTGCTTTCGACCTGCGAGCAGCTCGGCATCAAGGCGGTTCTTCCGCAGTGCGCCTGCCAGAGAACGATTGCTCAATGCCGACAACTCGGTTACGAGTTTGCCGTGCAGACGATGACGGCGCACGAAAACGCTGACCGCCGCAACGTAGTGGCCCTTGCCGGCTCGCGAGGAGACCGCAACTGGTAG